One Paenibacillus sp. SYP-B4298 genomic window, TTGCGGGAGCCAAGAACATTGTGAACGCCATCCTGGTTGATTTCCGTGCCTTTGACACGATGCTGGAGATCGTAGTACTGTTCACGGCAGGCATCGGCGTCTACAACCTGATCAAGCTGCGGCAGGCAAGGAGGAATGAAAAGTGAAGTTCACCGATGTCATCTTGCAGACCTCGGCCAAAATATTGGTGTTCATTATTTTGACCTTCTCTATCTATGTGCTGTTCGCAGGGCATAACAATCCGGGCGGTGGCTTCATCGGCGGCTTGATTACCGCCTCGGCGCTTGTGCTGCTCTATATCGCATTTGACGTGAAGACGGTGCATGAAATATTGCCGATCGACTTCAAAATTGTCGGCGCCGTCGGCTTGATGATCGCTCTGTTAACGGGGATCGGTTCATTGGTAGTTGATGAGCCGTTTCTATCTCAAACGTTCTGGTATGAGGATTTGCCGCTGTTCGGCAAGACAGAGCTTACGACTGCGCTCGTATTCGATCTGGGCGTCTATCTGGCAGTGGTTGGCACGACAATGACCATTATATTAAGCATAGGCGAGGATGAGTAATATGGAAACTTTCATGACAATTATTGCAGGCATCCTGTTTACTGTCGGAACCTATCTCATTCTCAGCAAGGGACTTGTGCGCATTATTTTGGGTATTTCACTAT contains:
- a CDS encoding Na(+)/H(+) antiporter subunit B; the protein is MKFTDVILQTSAKILVFIILTFSIYVLFAGHNNPGGGFIGGLITASALVLLYIAFDVKTVHEILPIDFKIVGAVGLMIALLTGIGSLVVDEPFLSQTFWYEDLPLFGKTELTTALVFDLGVYLAVVGTTMTIILSIGEDE